A region of the Coleofasciculus sp. FACHB-T130 genome:
TGGGGGCGATTATGTCACCACCGATTCTGGTACCGGATTAGTTCACACGGCTCCCGGTCATGGGGATGAGGATTACAAGGTTGGTCAACGCTACGGTTTGCCGCTGCTGTCGCCAGTAGATGCCGATGGCAACTTCACGCAAGAAGCAGGGCAGTTTGCGGGGTTGAACGTCCTGGGTGATGGAAATCAGGCAGTGATTGATGCGCTCAGCCAAGCGCGATCGCTACTGAAAGAGGAACCCTACGTTCACAAATATCCTTACGACTGGCGCACGAAAAAGCCGACCATTTATCGAGCCACAGAACAGTGGTTCGCATCGGTGGAGGGATTTAGAGAAGAGGCGCTAAAAGCGATCGCTTCCGTAAACTGGATTCCCGCTCAAGGTGAAAATCGGATCACGGCAATGGTCGCGGATCGTTCCGATTGGTGTATCTCCCGTCAGCGCAATTGGGGCGTGCCAATTCCCGTTTTCTACGACCTAGAAACCAATGAACCGCTACTGAATGAGGAAACCATCGCCCACGTCCAGGCAATCATCGCCGAAAAGGGTTCGGATGTCTGGTGGGAAATGCCGGTAGAAGAACTTTTGCCAGAAAGTTATCGCCATAACGGTCGCACCTACCGCAAAGGCACCGATACGATGGATGTCTGGTTTGACTCTGGCTCCTCTTGGGCGGCGGTAGCGCAACAGCGACCAGAATTGCAATATCCAGCGGATATCTATCTAGAAGGCTCCGATCAGCACCGGGGTTGGTTTCAATCCAGTTTGCTTACCAGTGTGGCAACGAACGACATCGCGCCTTACAAAACCGTCTTGACCCACGGCTTTACCTTGGATGAGCAGGGGCGCAAGATGAGTAAATCTCTGGGGAATGTCATCGACCCCTCGATTGTCATCAATGGGGGCAAAAATCAAAAAGAAGAGCCACCCTACGGTGCTGACGTTTTGCGCTTGTGGGTTTCTTCGGTGGATTATTCTTCAGATGTCCCCATCAGCAAGAACATCCTCAAACAGATGGGAGATGTTAGAAACAAGATTCGCAATACGGCGCGGTTCTTATTAGGAAATCTACACGATTTTGACCCAACTAAAGATGCAGTACCTTACGAACAACTGCCAGAACTCGACCGCTATATGTTGCACCGGATGACAGAAGTCTTCGGGGAAGTCACGCAAGCATTTGAGAGTTTCCAGTTCTTCCGCTTTTTTCAAACAGTGCAGAATTTCTGCGTTGTTGACTTGTCCAATTTTTATCTAGATATTGCCAAAGATCGGCTTTACATCAGCGCTCCAGATAGCTTCCGTCGCCGTAGTTGTCAGACAGTTGTGGCGATCGCTCTGGAAAATTTAGCGCGCGCGATCGCGCCAGTTCTCTCTCATACAGCAGAAGATATTTGGCAATATCTCCCCTATTCCACACCTTACAAATCTGTGTTTGAATCGGGGTGGGTGAAGTTAGAGGAGCATTGGAAAGCTCCAAAATTGGCAGGATTCTGGCAACAATTGCGACAAATCCGCACTGAGGTGAATAAGGTGATGGAGCAAGCAAGGGCAGAAAAAATGATTGGCTCTTCTTTGGAAGCCAAGGTATTACTTTATGTCCCAAATGCTGAGTTCCGCTCTTTACTGCAAGCCTTGAATTTGACTTCAGCTTTCCATTCTCATTCTCCGTCTTCAGGATTGAGTAATCGAGTAGATGAGCTGAGATACTTGTTTATCTCCTCCCAAGTAGAGTTGCTAGATTCTCCGGAAGCATTGCAAGGCTTAAAATACAATTCGCAGACAGAAGCTTTATCGATTGGCGTAGTGAAAGCAGACGGGGAAAAATGCGATCGCTGCTGGAACTACTCGAGTCATGTGGGCGAATCTGCCGAGCATCCCCTATTGTGCGAACGTTGCATTCCCGCCTTAGAAGGTAAATTTTAGTTCACAAAAAGCGATGGCTTCGCCTCGGCTAAGAGCCTACGCCCTTCCCTCCGCCCTGCGCTATCCCCTACAGCTCCTAACCCCTCCCCGCAAGCAGGGAGGGGTTAGGGGTGGGGTTCTTTTATGATGAGCAATTAGTATAGATTTTTCACCATTACATAGCATTACATAGCGTCAGAGTAGTCAACGCCGCTCAAATTTGCCCCAAATTTAGAAACTTCAGATTTTGAGTAAAATTGGCAATTTATTAATAATTTCGCGCTCAAGAACAGGCTGATGCAAAGGTAAAAAACAAATATTAATAATCTTTAGTTAATTTCATCTACCAAAAGTTATAAAAAAATTATTAAAGCTTAAAAGCAAACTCTTCCTATAGCAATATTCCTTCAAAAATTCTCTTGCGGAAGAGACTCAGATACAGGTATTGTCGTAGATCGTAGAAACCTGGTAGTGTAAGTTTCACCTAATCAGGGTCTATACCCCTCAGGGAGCATCAGGGAGTCTACCACCACAATTTCTTTATCTCTCTAACAGTCCAGCAATGGGGTGTTTTGTTTAGTTAATCTCTGAAGAATGAAATCCCTGCAACCTCTGTTGGGGCGTACCTACCTGCGTCTAACAGCTATCCTAACGTGTTCGTTTGCTTTTGCTTTTCAGTCGTTGCCCGTTAGCGCAATAGACATCTTGAATACCGCCTCTGCTGCGGGTGACAATCTCCCCCCAGAAGGCGTGAAATCCAATGAAACTTCAGTCACAGCAGGTCAAGCGGCTCTAGAACTGATCAAAACAGGCGATCGCGCCGCAGCAGAACCGGGCGACACGGTTGTTTATCGCTTGGCGTTGAAAAATACCGGCACAGCCACTGCCAGCAATATCAGCATTACAGACACCCTACCTGTGGGCTTACGGTATGTGCCGGAGTCCTTGCAAGCCTCGCTGACCACTGGCTCCAGTACTGCCCAAATCACTATACAACCCGCTACTACGTCCAACCGGACAGTTACCTTTAATTTTCCTAAACTTGAGCCGAACCAAACCCTGAACGTGGTTTATGCCGCCGTGGTAACGCCAGACGCTATTCGCGGTAACGGGAGAAATCAGGCACAAGAAACCAGGAGCAACATCGCCAGCCATCAGTTGCGGATTCGACCCGGCATTTTGTCAGACTGCGGCACCCTGATTGGGCGAGTATTTGTCGATAAAAACTTTGATGGCGAACAGCAGCCAGGAGAACCAGGAGTGCCCAATGCTGTAATTTTTATGGATGACGGCAACCGCATCACAACCGATGCCAACGGTTTATTCTCACTTGCCAACGTTATCTCTGGCTACCGCACCGGAACGCTGGATTTAACCAGTCTACCGGGCTACACTCTGGCTCCCAACCAAAAATTTATTGAGCGCAATAGTCAGTCCCGCCTGGTGCAACTCGAACCGGGAGGATTAGTACGGATGAATTTCGGGGTGACACCCACCTATCGGGAGGGCAAGCAGTGATGAACCAGGCAAAAGGCAAAAAGCAGCCGCCAAAAGATGGGATTTTGACGTATTTCTCGTTCTTTTTACTGTTTACTTTTTATTTCTTACTTCCTCGCTCCGCGAAGGCAAATGAACTGTCTGCACTACCTCAAGGTGGACTCGCAGAAGATTCTGAGTTTGCAATTAAAAATTCCACCACTCTCCCTGCAATCGAGCAGGCGGCTGCCCTAGAGAGGACACCAGAGAATTCAGAAGTCTTGGGCACAAATTCTGAATTCGCCGTCCAAGATTCAGCAGAAATTCTAGATTTAGCTCAAAATACTATACCGACGGATTCACCCCTCCCTTCAGTAGAGACGGTAACGGTAGAGGAATCGGCAAAACCAGCAACAGCAGCGCCCAGCCTCGTAGCGCCTGAAAATACCGCACCGACGGCTTCACCCCTTCCCGAACTTCGAGAAGAGGTTGGGACAGCGCCTGAGAACTCGGCAACGATCGTACCAACCGCCAGCGAGCTGAAACAGTCGATCCCTCAAACAAATGCCCAGCAAACCTCTCAGCAAACTTCCGATGGGATTTTGGCACCTACCGAAGTTCGGATTTTGACCCCTGGAAGTGGAGTATTGGGGGAGGCTTCTACGAGTCTCGTCGTCCAGTACCACACCCAAGCTCAGGTACAAGTCAGCGTCAATAGAAAACCACTGGATGCCAAAACATCCACCCAGATAGAGCGAGACGAAGCCCAAAATATCATTACTCAGGTTTGGTACAACGTCCCTCTAGAGAAGGGAGAGAACACAATTACAGTGCAAGCGAATAACGGCACCTCGGCAAGTGTCAAGCTAACTGTAAAAAGGACAACTGCCCAAACCTTAGAAATTGCTCCGGTGAGCGATGCTCGGATTCCCGCTGATGGGCGATCGCTATTGCCCCTAGCAGGGAGAATCACCAATGAGAATGGGGAATTAATCCGCGAAAACACAATTGTAACTTTAACGACTAGCGCCGGTAAGTTTGTCGGTGCTGACGAGGATAAAGATCGAGCCGGATTTCAGGTGATTGCCAGAGGAGGACAATTTACCGCCCAACTGCAATCGGGTTTGGAAGCGCAGAAAGTCCGCATTCGAGCCGCTACAGAGGGGAATCGGTTAGAAGGGATTCGGGTTGGGAAAGACGCTCATCCTACCCCAATTAACCAATCCCCAAACTCCAATCCCCTATCTCCCAATCTCCAGCAATCTCCCATCCCCTCGAATACCCAATACCCGCCAGTACCGCCGACTGATAACCCCGTTGCTTATACCCAAGATGAAATATCTGCTAACACCCTTTCCGCTAACACCCTAGAAACTTATACGCAGGTAGAATTCATTACCAATCTGCGTCCTTCCTTGGTTTCGGGCGTGGTGAATCTGCGAATTGGCCCTAAAGGAACAAACTTCTGGGGACCGCGCCGGGAGTTTCTGAATCCAGATACGATCGACGAGGGCACCAATATCGATTTGAGTGCTGCTGTTTTCGCTACGGGTAAAGTGGGGGAGTGGCTGCTCACGGGGGCATATAATAGCGCTCGTCCGCTCAACCAAACTTGCGATGGCATCACCACCCTGTTCCGGGGACCGCAATTCTGCGAGCAACAATATCCCATCTATGGCGATAGCTCCACCGTTGATTATCTAACCCCTTCAAAAGATAGCCTGTATTTCCGTCTGGAACGTACTTCCCCGGTTTTTGGTGCCGAACCAGACTATGTAATGTGGGGAGATTACAACACCACAGAATTCGCCCGCGCCTCCCAGCTATTTAGCGCTACGTCTCGCCAGCTACACGGGTTCAAGGGCAACTATAACCTGGGCAATCTGCAAATCACTGCCCTCTATAGCCCGGATGTCGAAGGATTCCAGCGAGATACTGTTGCTCCCAATGGTACCAGCGGCTATTACTTTCTGTCCCGTCGTCTGCTTGTCCCCGGTAGTGAAAGTGTTTTCCTGGAAACCGAAGAAATTAATCGTCCGGGAACGGTGACATCGCGCAAACCCCTGGTTCGTGGGCCTGACTACGAAATTGACTACGACCGGGGGACGCTGCTATTCCGTCGTCCCATCTTTGCCACGCGATTTGACCCGTTTGGCGTGACTCAGGTGCAGCGAATTGTCGTCACTTACCAGCATGAAGGGGTTGATAGCGAAGAGACAAATATTTATGCAGGACGAGCGCAGTATAACTTCTCTCAGGACTTGAATCGCCAAGCCTGGGTGGGAGGTAGCTATTTTCGGCAAGATGAGGGATTGCAGGATTTTGAGCTATTGGGTGCGGATTTCCTGTTCCCTTTAGGGAATAGCGGTCAAATTGTTGGGGAATATGCCCGCTCAGCCCATAATTCTCCCTTTAACGGAGATGTGAACGGCAATGCTTATCGACTAGAAGCGTATGGTGCGATCGCTAAAAGCATTCTCGCTCGCGCTTATTACCGTTCTGTCGAGGAAAATTTCTCCAATAATGCGACAACCAGTTTTACCCCCGGTCAAACGAGATACGGGGCAAATATTGCCGCCCAACTTAGCCAAACCACTTCGCTTACTGCTGGCTACGACCACGAGGTAAATTTTGGCACTGCGCCCTTAGAACGGGTGGAATTTTTTGATATTTTTAACCCTCAACCCCAACCCACACCCGGAGAAAAAGTTGATAATTCTCTGACCACGATTCGCGCCGGAATTCTACAAAAGTTTGGGGCTTCAGACCTCAGCCTAGAATACGTCAACCGCTCCCGCGACGACCGCATCGGCGACACCTTCGATAGCAACGCCAGCCAACTTGTTTCCCGCCTCAACGTTGCTTTAAATGATGCCCTCACTTTTCGGGCACAAAATGAACTGAACTTGGGAAACAGTAGCGACGCCCTTTATCCCGACCGTACCACCTTCGGGCTGGACTGGGCAGTCATGGAAGGCGTAGCTTTGCGACTCGCCCACCAATTTGTAGACACCAGAGTCTTTGGTCGCAATTCCATCACCAGTCTGGACACACTGGTAGAACAAAAACTCGGCGAAAACACCTCCATTACAGGTCGCTACTCGATTATCAGCGGCTTCAACACCATCACCGGACAAGGGGCGGTCGGTTTGAACCATCGCTGGGTTGTTGCCCCCGGATTGCGAGTGCATCTGGGTTACGAGCATATCTTCAGCGACTTGTTTAGCCGCACCGCCGCCGGACCGCGATTTGAACAGCCCTACGCGACCGGACAAGGTGCCTCCGCCTTGGGACTCAGCGGCGGTGATGCCTATAGTGTCGGGGTGGAATATACCGACAATCCCAATTTCCAAGCATCCGCCCGATTCGAGCATCGCACCGGCTCTGGCGGCAGTAACACTGTGATTTCTGGCGCTGCTGCCGGTAAACTCTCTCCCTCCTTGACTGCTTTGGTGCGCTATCAACAGGCAAGTGCTTCTAACCAGTTGTTATACGCCTTGGGAGACACCATGAATGTCAAGCTGGGCATGGCTTACCGCAATCCCAATTCTGACAAGTGGAATGGTTTGTTGAGTTATGAATATCGCCGCAACCCCTCCACAATCCCAGAGACGTTGCTACTCGGGAGTGGCACGGGTTACAGAGATCACATCATCGCGGCTGAGGCGATTTATGCTCCTTCCTGGCGGTGGGAATTTTATGGCAAATATGCCATGCGAAACAGCACTACTGATTTAGCCAATAACTTCAGTAACTCTTCGACTGTATTTCTGGCACAGTTCCGGACGATGTACCGCCTGGGCTATCGCTGGGATGTGGCGGGGGAAGCTCGCTGGATTGGACAACCTGATACGAATTTTAATGAAACCGGCTTTGCTCTAGAGGCAGGTTATTATGTGACGCCAGACTTGCGAGCGTCTCTGGGATATAGCTTTGGCAGTGTAGATGACCGCGATTTTAGCGGCTATCGGTCAGAGGGTGGCGTTTATTTTGGCTTAACGCTGAAGGTAAATGAATTACTCGGCGGCTTCGGGCGACAAAAAGTATCACCGCCACAGCAGCAAGAGTCCCAGGTGCAACCAGTCGCGGTAGAGAGGTAATGGGGAATGAGAAAGGGGTAATTGGTAATGGGTAATCGGTAAAGAATAACCAATTATCAATCGCTGATCGCTAATCACGAATGACTACAAATGAACGCTAAAAAGTTTCTCTTACCTTTTGTTTTTTTACTGTTGCCTGTTTCTGCAACTGCTCAGACAGAAAATTTAAAAGTTGTTGTTAATAGCAACCAGGATGGAGCCGTTAATCCAGATGATGCCTTAACGCTGAGGGAAGCGATTGAGATTGTTAATGGGACATTACCTTTAGATCGTCTTAGTAGTGCCGAACAAAGTCTGGTTTCAAGTAATGTTGGTACGACGCTGATTGCTTTTAATTTGCCGTCAGCAGATACCACCATCCGCCTCGTTGAGGTGTTGCCACCATTAGCTCGTCCGGGATTAATTGTTGATGGTACAACGCAACCAGAGTATGACCCCGAAGGATCTGCAACTGCCGAGATTGCAATTCCGATTCCGGTAGTCGCGATCGCTCCCGCTGCCAATCGAGAAGTCTTCCGTGGCTTAACAGTTGTTGCGGATGGGGTGACGATTCGAGGATTAAGCCTCTATGGTTTTACCTCTCGCCATCGCGCCACTGCAACCTTGCCACCCGCAGATATTTTTATCGATAATCCTCAATCTGCTGCGATTAAGGGAGCTGCGAATGGTCAAAAGTTAATAGAGAATCAGGAAGGCGAACTAACACCCATTCCTAATTCCCCAAAAAATGTAGTAATTGAAAACAACTGGTTAGGGATTTTGCCCGATCAAAGTGTGCCACAGCAAACTTCGGCATTTGGGGTATTTGTCTTTAACAGCTTAGGAACAACGATTCAACGCAACCGAATTGCTAACCACGATGGTAGCGGGATTATTACCTCTGTCCAAGCTGAGAATTTGCAAGTGACAGAAAACATTATTGTTGGCAACGGGATTGCGGGAATGCCCGATGCGATTCGCTTAGAAGGAAGGATTGATAACACGCAGGTTAGCGCTAATTTGATTTGCGGCAACGATGGTAGTGGTGTCTTTTTATTTAAACCCCAAGGCGCGGCGCAGATTAATAATAACCAAATTATTTATAACGGTCGTCGCTTGCGTCGGGCAGCCGTTTACTTAATGGGGAACGATCATCAGGTGATCGAGAACCAAATCGGTCATCAAACCGGACCGGGTGTCGTGGTTGCATCGTATCCCAAGAGCGATCGCAATCTCATTCAATCCAATCGCTACTTCGATTTAGACGGTTTGAGCATTGACTTAATTGCTCAACAAAACACGGGTGTCCAAGAGTACCAACGAGGAGATGGCCCTAATCCACCTCGGAATTCGCCCAATCGTCGCCTGGATACGGCTAACTCAGCGATTAATGCTCCCCAGTTTATTAGCCGCGAATTTTTTGTACTCGGTAATAAAACGAATCTGTCTGGAACTGCCGATCCGGGTTCTCAGGTGACAGTTTATCAAGTGAAGGAGAATACCGAGACGCCCTATGCCCCTCTCAGCGAACCGTTGACGACGATAGCAGCAGATGACGAGGGGAAATTTAGTGTCACGGTTGATAATTTGCAACCGGGAGATAGAGTCAGCGCGATCGCTACAATCCCAAAATACGGTACCTCCGAACCCGCTGCCAATGCTGAAATTGTGTCACCGTCACCAGTCGGCGATCAGGTGAACCTCTCTTCTACCACCAACTTTACCAGCACGAATATATTGCGAAGCAGACTGCGGACAATTCCTCAATGTACCACCGCACCCGCTCCGCCAGTGGTACAAGTGCCACCGGAAGAACCACCGCCAGAACCCATCCGCATCCAGGTGCCAACCAACGTCCACTTTGCCCTCGACAAAGCCACGATTAGTCCAGAAAGTGCCAGAGTTCTGGAGCGAATTGCCGAAATTTTACAAGCAAATCCCCCGATTGTGGTTGAGCTTCGAGGTCACACCGACCCTCGTGCTAGCGATGCTTATAATTTTGACTTGTCAAATCGGCGAGCGATCGCAGTGAGAAATTATTTATTACGGCAAGGCATTGCCCCAGAACGCATGACAATTCGCGCTTTGGGTGAATCTCAACCACGAGTAACTGGAAGAAACCGTCTAGATCATGCCCGGAATCGTCGGGTCGAATTTATCTTCCAAGATGCCAGAGGCATTGAGCTATTTGTCCAAGAAGAAGATTTGCAGTTGGAGTAAGAATCGTTACCCATCGGTTTCTAACCGCCATTAACCCGTTATCTGTTCCCTCCCATCTTGATGTCTTCACCCCTAGCGAGAGAAAGCAGAGTGAGTTCGCCGTTAAAATCCCAACACTTGCAAAACATTAGCGCCTCCGTTAGCCGCTGGATTTGTCGCTTCAGCAGCCTTGCCCTATCCATTTGCGCGATTAGCGGTTGGACTCAAGCAGCATTTGCTGAAGGCAGCCGGGAACTGACCAACAACACTGGCTATCGTCCTTACTTGGAATATTATCTAAACGAGCCTTTTCTAAACACTCCAATAGCACGTAGAAGCCGAATTCGAGTTTTCGCTAATCCAGGAGAAACCATCTATCTTGGTTCCAGCGCTGTCGGCATAGGAGCAGGGATTATCAACTACACTCGTCCTAATGGTAGTACTGGGAGTTGCGGGAACACGGGTCTGATCGCCAATCGTGCTCAAGAGCTTGCCGGTCCTCAGATTCAGGCTTCCAATCCCCAAGGATATAGCCCTTGTGAAGTTGAAGTTGCAGATGGTCAAGGTGGTGTTTGGGAAATCGACTTTGTCAGTCCAGATCCTAATGTTTCTGCTTTTGGTAACGACCCGCCCGCAATCCTTGCCAACGCTCCTACTAGCTGGACTCAGCCCACCGATCTTGCTGTGGTGACAGCTTGGGATGTTACTGTCGCACAGGGGTCTACACCTATCCCCGGTC
Encoded here:
- the ileS gene encoding isoleucine--tRNA ligase, which codes for MTETGNYKDTVNLPKTQFDMRANAIKREPELQKFWADQQIYERLSQNNPGKIFVLHDGPPYANGSLHIGHALNKILKDIINRYQLLQGRKVRYVPGWDCHGLPIELKVLQQMKPAERQNLTPLDLRHKARDFALKTVDEQRQSFQRYGVWGDWEHPYLTLKPEYEAAQIGVFGEMVLKGYVYRGLKPVHWSPSSKTALAEAELEYPEDSEGRPAHTSRSLYAAFQMTNLGPAVRSQLQPFLPDLGVAIWTTTPWTIPANLAVSLNPELTYAVVEVEADSLPISTKYLLVAADLVERLSTTLSTNLTVKATVPGKDLEHSTYQHPLFDRESPIVIGGDYVTTDSGTGLVHTAPGHGDEDYKVGQRYGLPLLSPVDADGNFTQEAGQFAGLNVLGDGNQAVIDALSQARSLLKEEPYVHKYPYDWRTKKPTIYRATEQWFASVEGFREEALKAIASVNWIPAQGENRITAMVADRSDWCISRQRNWGVPIPVFYDLETNEPLLNEETIAHVQAIIAEKGSDVWWEMPVEELLPESYRHNGRTYRKGTDTMDVWFDSGSSWAAVAQQRPELQYPADIYLEGSDQHRGWFQSSLLTSVATNDIAPYKTVLTHGFTLDEQGRKMSKSLGNVIDPSIVINGGKNQKEEPPYGADVLRLWVSSVDYSSDVPISKNILKQMGDVRNKIRNTARFLLGNLHDFDPTKDAVPYEQLPELDRYMLHRMTEVFGEVTQAFESFQFFRFFQTVQNFCVVDLSNFYLDIAKDRLYISAPDSFRRRSCQTVVAIALENLARAIAPVLSHTAEDIWQYLPYSTPYKSVFESGWVKLEEHWKAPKLAGFWQQLRQIRTEVNKVMEQARAEKMIGSSLEAKVLLYVPNAEFRSLLQALNLTSAFHSHSPSSGLSNRVDELRYLFISSQVELLDSPEALQGLKYNSQTEALSIGVVKADGEKCDRCWNYSSHVGESAEHPLLCERCIPALEGKF
- a CDS encoding isopeptide-forming domain-containing fimbrial protein, which gives rise to MKSLQPLLGRTYLRLTAILTCSFAFAFQSLPVSAIDILNTASAAGDNLPPEGVKSNETSVTAGQAALELIKTGDRAAAEPGDTVVYRLALKNTGTATASNISITDTLPVGLRYVPESLQASLTTGSSTAQITIQPATTSNRTVTFNFPKLEPNQTLNVVYAAVVTPDAIRGNGRNQAQETRSNIASHQLRIRPGILSDCGTLIGRVFVDKNFDGEQQPGEPGVPNAVIFMDDGNRITTDANGLFSLANVISGYRTGTLDLTSLPGYTLAPNQKFIERNSQSRLVQLEPGGLVRMNFGVTPTYREGKQ
- a CDS encoding OmpA family protein; translation: MNAKKFLLPFVFLLLPVSATAQTENLKVVVNSNQDGAVNPDDALTLREAIEIVNGTLPLDRLSSAEQSLVSSNVGTTLIAFNLPSADTTIRLVEVLPPLARPGLIVDGTTQPEYDPEGSATAEIAIPIPVVAIAPAANREVFRGLTVVADGVTIRGLSLYGFTSRHRATATLPPADIFIDNPQSAAIKGAANGQKLIENQEGELTPIPNSPKNVVIENNWLGILPDQSVPQQTSAFGVFVFNSLGTTIQRNRIANHDGSGIITSVQAENLQVTENIIVGNGIAGMPDAIRLEGRIDNTQVSANLICGNDGSGVFLFKPQGAAQINNNQIIYNGRRLRRAAVYLMGNDHQVIENQIGHQTGPGVVVASYPKSDRNLIQSNRYFDLDGLSIDLIAQQNTGVQEYQRGDGPNPPRNSPNRRLDTANSAINAPQFISREFFVLGNKTNLSGTADPGSQVTVYQVKENTETPYAPLSEPLTTIAADDEGKFSVTVDNLQPGDRVSAIATIPKYGTSEPAANAEIVSPSPVGDQVNLSSTTNFTSTNILRSRLRTIPQCTTAPAPPVVQVPPEEPPPEPIRIQVPTNVHFALDKATISPESARVLERIAEILQANPPIVVELRGHTDPRASDAYNFDLSNRRAIAVRNYLLRQGIAPERMTIRALGESQPRVTGRNRLDHARNRRVEFIFQDARGIELFVQEEDLQLE